One segment of Yersinia kristensenii DNA contains the following:
- a CDS encoding MTP-1 family protein has product MMIHNTPASVAQLLANYQQCTSDITYSTGKLEFTGVGDKDIYNITAPFTSAGQVVIAGRVEARDSEHSTIVFFSEHQSKWRPIADAPTFQLQDPFFTRIEDELIFGGVEINPHPDNPDKLIWHTVFYRGRDIHSLTRFASGPPGMKDIRLCHIQQGRIGVFTRPQGNIGGRGTIGYVEINNLEALTPETIASAELFDQQFDTDEWGGVNETHLLRDGTIGLLSHIACFDQHGGRHYYPGVFIFNPDTKTYTSIKIIATRNNLLPGSAKRPDLVDVIFPGGLIKLPDNRWRLYVGASDAEAHWIDIKDPFIGL; this is encoded by the coding sequence ATGATGATACATAATACACCCGCCAGCGTTGCCCAATTGCTCGCCAATTACCAGCAATGCACGTCTGATATTACCTACTCGACCGGAAAACTTGAGTTTACCGGTGTCGGTGATAAAGACATTTATAATATTACGGCTCCATTTACTTCCGCAGGGCAGGTAGTTATTGCCGGACGTGTTGAAGCCAGAGATTCCGAGCATTCGACTATTGTGTTTTTTAGTGAACATCAAAGTAAATGGAGACCGATTGCTGATGCGCCGACATTCCAGTTGCAGGATCCTTTCTTTACTCGGATTGAGGATGAACTGATTTTTGGCGGGGTCGAGATTAATCCACACCCTGACAATCCAGATAAACTCATCTGGCATACTGTATTTTACCGTGGCCGAGACATTCACTCATTAACCCGTTTTGCCTCGGGCCCTCCGGGGATGAAAGATATCCGTTTGTGCCATATTCAGCAGGGGCGTATCGGGGTATTTACTCGACCACAGGGTAATATTGGCGGTCGGGGTACTATTGGGTATGTTGAGATAAATAACCTGGAAGCGTTAACACCGGAAACCATCGCCAGTGCTGAATTGTTTGATCAGCAGTTTGATACTGATGAATGGGGAGGAGTCAATGAAACTCATTTACTTCGCGACGGCACCATTGGGTTACTTTCCCATATTGCCTGTTTCGACCAACATGGAGGAAGGCACTACTATCCGGGAGTATTTATCTTCAACCCGGATACTAAAACCTACACATCAATAAAAATTATTGCGACTAGAAATAATCTGCTACCAGGTAGTGCTAAACGCCCGGATTTAGTGGATGTTATTTTCCCTGGAGGGCTAATTAAGCTCCCCGACAACCGCTGGCGATTATATGTTGGCGCCAGTGATGCCGAAGCGCATTGGATTGATATTAAGGATCCCTTTATCGGACTTTAA
- a CDS encoding alpha-glucosidase, translating to MMNMQWWREMVFYQIYLPSFQDGNGDGIGDFYGLINRLDYLQKLGIGGIWITPFYPSPRVDNGYDISDHLNVDPNFGTLEIFSQLISEAHKRNIRVIIDVVLNHVSTEHPWFKDALNNPESQYRDYFIFTREPNNWQSFFGGSAWELEAEGGDYYYHKFAIEQADLNWANSAVIDEAKTVLDFWIEMGVDGFRLDVINFLSCNDTRMNNPVLDNGEQQHLNDINQPGIENCLSDLLAHVRAKGDYFIVGEVGSDKLDELARYQSTTLCDVVFNFNLASQPTFDLQQIFQQFEQMDSTYSGVPTLFFSSHDMSRMISRFGEGVGDIFRARAMACMQLMAYGIPFIYYGEEIGMQDYVATCPEEIYDIQGKMHYQQKFAACGNSEEAFRFALTKSRDNSRSPMQWSCVPLAGFSSQVPWMPINENYREINAEAAQKDLHSLWHDYQKMIALRAQYPVFQYGKYDELTLVQDTLIFSRCYHRQRATVLINFGRAYPLAAHLPGQILFDTRKYSEMTNNDIVIYIEDNND from the coding sequence ATGATGAATATGCAATGGTGGCGTGAAATGGTCTTCTATCAAATTTATCTGCCCAGTTTCCAGGACGGTAATGGTGATGGGATAGGGGATTTTTACGGGTTAATAAACAGACTGGATTATTTGCAGAAGTTAGGGATTGGTGGGATTTGGATAACGCCATTTTACCCTTCTCCGAGAGTGGATAATGGTTACGATATTAGTGATCACCTTAATGTGGATCCGAATTTTGGCACTCTAGAGATCTTCTCGCAGTTAATTTCAGAGGCTCATAAACGCAATATTCGGGTGATTATCGATGTTGTATTGAATCACGTTTCTACGGAGCATCCGTGGTTTAAAGATGCATTAAATAACCCGGAAAGCCAATATCGGGACTATTTTATTTTCACCCGCGAACCTAATAACTGGCAGTCATTTTTTGGTGGTTCGGCTTGGGAACTGGAAGCAGAAGGCGGGGATTATTACTATCACAAGTTTGCTATTGAGCAGGCTGATCTAAACTGGGCCAATTCAGCGGTGATTGATGAAGCTAAAACCGTACTGGATTTCTGGATAGAGATGGGGGTGGATGGTTTTCGACTGGATGTGATCAATTTCCTGTCCTGCAATGACACAAGAATGAATAACCCGGTGCTGGATAATGGTGAGCAACAACACCTGAATGATATTAATCAGCCGGGCATTGAGAATTGTCTCTCAGATTTATTGGCTCATGTGCGCGCCAAAGGTGACTATTTTATTGTCGGGGAAGTTGGCAGCGATAAGCTCGATGAACTCGCGCGTTATCAGTCCACCACATTATGTGACGTCGTATTCAATTTTAATTTAGCCAGTCAGCCGACTTTCGATCTACAACAGATTTTCCAGCAGTTTGAGCAGATGGACAGTACATATAGCGGCGTGCCGACATTGTTTTTCTCCAGCCATGATATGTCGAGGATGATTAGCCGCTTTGGTGAAGGTGTGGGCGATATTTTCCGTGCTCGGGCGATGGCCTGCATGCAATTAATGGCTTATGGCATTCCTTTCATTTATTACGGTGAAGAAATAGGAATGCAGGATTATGTGGCTACCTGCCCAGAAGAGATTTACGACATTCAGGGAAAAATGCATTACCAACAGAAATTTGCCGCCTGCGGTAATTCTGAAGAGGCTTTTCGATTTGCATTAACCAAAAGTCGTGATAATTCACGCTCACCTATGCAGTGGTCCTGCGTGCCGTTGGCTGGATTTAGTTCGCAAGTGCCTTGGATGCCTATTAATGAAAATTACCGGGAGATAAATGCTGAAGCGGCTCAAAAAGACCTCCATTCTCTCTGGCATGATTATCAAAAAATGATTGCTCTACGCGCACAATACCCCGTTTTTCAATATGGTAAATATGACGAGTTAACACTTGTTCAAGACACCCTAATATTCAGCCGCTGCTATCACCGCCAGCGCGCCACTGTATTGATTAATTTTGGGAGAGCTTATCCATTAGCAGCTCATCTCCCCGGTCAAATTTTATTTGATACCCGTAAATACAGTGAAATGACTAATAACGATATCGTTATTTATATAGAGGACAATAATGATTAG
- a CDS encoding carbohydrate ABC transporter permease, translating to MKKNISSLIIHLIMFSLALSWLYPYIWMVLSSFKQSADVYTSGLFDTAYSLDNYRFLFENSGRVEKPFLKTLFNSFFISTVVTVAVTLSSMFIGFALAKMQFKGQSLFRNLLFLQMVFPASMFIIPQFVLVRELGLLNSYSAMIIPFLMSSWGIFMISQSFQGTPNDYIHAAKIDNASLWQIMIYLMMPLNKAIIAIVALFTFVGTWDNFLWPLIVIQDESKMPLSVLLATFSKSYGVYVGPVIAGAVIQTIPIVVLFILFRKYFMQGMSLSLK from the coding sequence ATGAAAAAAAATATCAGTAGTCTCATCATCCATTTGATTATGTTTTCTCTGGCGCTCTCGTGGCTCTATCCTTATATCTGGATGGTGTTATCTTCCTTTAAACAGTCAGCCGATGTTTATACTTCTGGGTTGTTTGATACCGCCTACTCGCTCGATAATTATCGCTTTCTGTTTGAAAATAGCGGTCGGGTAGAGAAGCCATTTTTAAAAACATTATTTAACTCATTTTTTATTTCGACTGTAGTGACGGTGGCAGTGACGTTAAGTTCCATGTTTATTGGATTCGCACTGGCTAAAATGCAGTTCAAAGGCCAATCATTGTTTAGAAATTTATTGTTCTTACAGATGGTTTTCCCTGCATCTATGTTTATTATTCCGCAATTTGTCTTAGTCAGAGAATTGGGATTATTAAACAGTTATAGCGCCATGATTATTCCATTTCTGATGAGTTCTTGGGGTATCTTTATGATTTCTCAAAGCTTTCAGGGAACTCCCAATGATTATATTCACGCAGCTAAAATAGATAATGCCAGTCTGTGGCAAATCATGATTTATCTGATGATGCCGCTTAATAAGGCTATTATCGCCATTGTGGCACTGTTTACCTTTGTCGGCACATGGGACAACTTCTTATGGCCGCTGATAGTGATTCAGGATGAAAGTAAAATGCCACTCTCAGTGTTATTAGCCACATTCAGTAAATCTTATGGTGTTTATGTTGGGCCAGTGATTGCTGGTGCGGTTATTCAGACCATCCCGATTGTCGTTCTGTTTATTCTATTCCGTAAATATTTCATGCAGGGTATGTCCCTGTCATTAAAATAG
- the tdcB gene encoding bifunctional threonine ammonia-lyase/L-serine ammonia-lyase TdcB, giving the protein MKIYSNLPITINDVIDAQKRLQGHIYKTGLARSNYLSERCHGEIYLKFENMQRTGSFKIRGAFNKLSSLSEEERKQGVVACSAGNHAQGVSLSCAMLGINSKVVMPNCAPKSKIAATSEYSAEVVLHGENFNDTIAKASEIIEMENRIFIHPFDDEKVIAGQGTIGLEILEDLYDVDNVIVPIGGGGLISGIALAIKSINPTINIIGVQSENVHGMAASYYSGSITNHRKASTLADGCDVARPGTLPFEIVKALVTDIILVSEDEIRRSMVDLIQRNKIITEGAGALASAALLSGKLKDYITGKKTVSLISGGNIDLSRVSQITGLGSIS; this is encoded by the coding sequence ATGAAAATTTACAGCAACTTACCAATAACAATAAATGATGTGATTGATGCACAAAAAAGATTGCAAGGACATATCTATAAAACCGGGTTAGCGAGGTCGAATTATCTGAGTGAGCGCTGTCATGGTGAGATTTATCTCAAGTTTGAGAATATGCAACGTACTGGGTCATTCAAGATCCGCGGGGCGTTTAATAAGCTCAGTTCACTCAGCGAAGAAGAAAGAAAACAGGGAGTCGTGGCTTGTTCGGCGGGTAACCATGCGCAAGGTGTATCTCTGTCTTGTGCCATGTTGGGGATTAACAGCAAGGTGGTCATGCCAAATTGCGCACCTAAATCAAAAATTGCGGCGACCAGTGAATACTCTGCTGAGGTGGTGCTCCATGGTGAGAACTTCAATGACACCATTGCTAAAGCCAGCGAAATTATTGAAATGGAAAATCGTATTTTTATCCACCCGTTTGATGACGAAAAAGTCATTGCCGGGCAGGGGACAATAGGGCTGGAAATACTCGAAGATCTTTATGACGTCGATAATGTGATTGTACCCATTGGTGGTGGTGGATTAATTTCCGGTATTGCACTGGCGATTAAATCTATTAATCCGACAATTAATATCATTGGCGTACAGTCAGAAAATGTTCATGGCATGGCGGCATCCTATTATAGTGGCAGTATTACCAATCACCGAAAAGCCAGCACGCTAGCTGATGGTTGTGATGTCGCTCGCCCAGGTACTTTACCTTTCGAAATAGTTAAAGCACTGGTTACCGATATTATATTGGTCAGTGAAGATGAAATTAGAAGAAGTATGGTTGATCTTATTCAGCGTAATAAGATTATTACTGAGGGAGCAGGAGCATTGGCATCCGCAGCATTATTAAGCGGGAAGTTGAAAGATTATATTACGGGTAAAAAAACTGTCAGCCTTATATCAGGCGGGAATATTGATTTATCGCGCGTATCACAAATAACGGGACTAGGCAGTATTTCGTAA
- the tdcD gene encoding propionate kinase — translation MTLNPTVLVINCGSSSIKFSVLTADNCEAVISGIADGIGTEKPFLRINRVTQFQLAKWNYSDALAAIADELEKRGLDKSISLIGHRIAHGGEIFSESVLIDDRVVEEIKKVSPLAPLHNYANLHGVEAARQLFPGIKQVAVFDTGFHQTLKPEAYLYALPYRYFREQGVRRYGFHGTSYRYVVGEAASFLGFDGSDCGLIIAHLGNGASLCAVQDGKSVDTSMGMTPLEGLIMGTRSGDVDYGALAYLARQTGQSLEDLDHMVNKESGLLGISGLSADMRVLENAYHEGHEGARLAINTFVHRLARHIGGHASSLRKLDALIFTGGIGENSSLIRQLTLEHLAVFGIDIDHAKNKRLQHGSSHVITTARSRVTAAVIPTNEEKMIALDAIRLGYAQQGTAVPEAVF, via the coding sequence ATGACATTAAATCCTACAGTTTTGGTTATTAACTGTGGCTCATCATCCATTAAATTTTCAGTACTGACAGCCGACAATTGTGAAGCGGTAATCTCTGGGATTGCCGATGGTATTGGTACTGAAAAACCTTTTTTGCGGATTAATAGAGTCACTCAGTTTCAATTGGCTAAATGGAATTATTCTGACGCATTGGCTGCTATTGCGGATGAATTAGAGAAACGTGGTCTGGATAAATCAATTTCACTCATTGGCCACCGAATTGCCCATGGCGGCGAAATATTCAGTGAGTCGGTATTGATTGATGATCGTGTCGTTGAGGAAATCAAAAAAGTTTCGCCGCTGGCTCCACTGCATAATTACGCCAATTTACACGGTGTTGAAGCCGCACGTCAGCTATTCCCTGGCATCAAGCAAGTGGCGGTATTTGATACCGGTTTTCATCAAACTTTAAAACCAGAGGCTTATCTCTATGCACTGCCTTACCGCTATTTCCGCGAGCAGGGAGTACGGCGCTATGGATTCCATGGAACTTCTTATCGTTATGTGGTCGGGGAAGCCGCGAGTTTTCTCGGATTTGACGGCAGCGATTGCGGTTTGATTATCGCTCATCTGGGTAATGGAGCGTCACTTTGTGCCGTTCAGGATGGCAAAAGCGTTGATACATCAATGGGTATGACACCACTGGAGGGGTTGATTATGGGAACTCGCAGTGGTGACGTGGACTATGGCGCATTGGCCTACCTGGCGCGTCAAACCGGGCAGAGTCTGGAAGACTTGGACCATATGGTGAATAAAGAGTCTGGGTTACTGGGGATCTCCGGTCTATCCGCAGATATGCGCGTTTTGGAAAATGCCTATCATGAGGGACATGAAGGTGCACGTCTGGCGATAAATACCTTTGTACACCGGTTGGCACGGCATATCGGCGGACACGCTAGCTCGCTACGCAAACTCGATGCTCTGATTTTTACGGGGGGCATCGGCGAAAACTCATCTTTGATCCGGCAGTTAACACTGGAACATTTGGCTGTTTTTGGTATTGACATTGATCATGCCAAAAACAAGCGGTTACAGCATGGATCATCCCACGTCATAACCACCGCACGCTCACGAGTCACCGCCGCAGTGATCCCCACTAATGAAGAAAAAATGATTGCGCTTGATGCTATTCGTCTTGGCTATGCACAACAGGGCACGGCGGTTCCTGAGGCTGTTTTTTAA
- a CDS encoding sugar phosphotransferase gives MALSDAQTLEAKPEIEKMMRSLAAGIMLMQIKDTSSPVHGAFLSWQNLWHGYGNSQAYALLVAGKSLGDREMIKAAFTELDHFQPWLINNGFLNEFTVRQQGEKVTLIEQKKFSQIAYIIRPMVFANIKAWEISRDAVYLERAVDLSLWFFKNNPAQAQMYYPVTGISFDGIDSATKVNKNSGAESTIEALLTLQLIESVPEAKRMLESALEKLNIEK, from the coding sequence ATGGCTCTGAGTGATGCACAGACTTTGGAAGCCAAACCAGAAATTGAAAAAATGATGCGTTCATTGGCTGCAGGCATCATGTTAATGCAAATTAAAGACACGTCTTCGCCAGTCCACGGTGCCTTTTTAAGTTGGCAAAATCTGTGGCATGGTTACGGCAATAGTCAGGCTTATGCTTTGCTGGTAGCAGGCAAAAGTCTGGGTGATCGGGAGATGATTAAAGCGGCCTTTACCGAACTGGACCACTTCCAGCCTTGGTTAATTAATAATGGATTCTTAAATGAGTTTACCGTGCGGCAGCAGGGTGAAAAGGTCACATTAATTGAACAAAAGAAATTTTCCCAAATTGCTTATATTATTCGCCCTATGGTGTTTGCCAATATTAAAGCTTGGGAGATCTCTCGCGATGCTGTTTACCTGGAGCGAGCTGTCGATTTATCGCTGTGGTTCTTTAAAAACAATCCCGCACAGGCTCAAATGTATTACCCGGTAACAGGGATTTCTTTTGACGGTATCGATTCGGCCACCAAGGTGAATAAAAACTCGGGAGCAGAATCTACCATTGAAGCATTGCTCACTCTTCAGCTGATTGAATCTGTCCCTGAGGCCAAACGTATGCTGGAATCGGCCCTTGAAAAGCTGAATATTGAGAAGTAA
- a CDS encoding glycoside hydrolase family 130 protein, whose amino-acid sequence MIRYSGNPLITPQDITPSHPGFKVECAFNAGVTQLGDETIMLIRIAESVISESKDTTLVPLLMEDSGHWQVTTRLFRRDDPAYDFSDPRLITDIADPSTVYLTSLSHLRVARSRDGVTFIVDDKPFIFPANGYEAFGCEDARITQIDDAFYINYSAVSAKGICTALAVTHDFTEVVRLGLIFCPDNRDACLFPEKINGKYMTLHRPAPKHFGKPEIWLASSTDLLHWGDHRHLLGTSQDPWDALKLGGGAQMLKTEKGWLQIYHGVDINQRYSLGALLLDLEQPTKILAKSPVPLLQPQAPYELHGFFGNVVFTCGALIGNDTLRVYYGAADECMCLAEMPMAQLWQHLSV is encoded by the coding sequence ATGATTAGGTATTCCGGTAATCCGTTAATTACGCCCCAGGATATTACGCCCAGCCATCCGGGATTTAAGGTCGAATGTGCTTTTAACGCAGGGGTTACCCAACTCGGCGATGAAACTATTATGCTGATTCGCATTGCGGAAAGTGTTATCTCTGAGAGCAAAGATACCACCCTCGTGCCTTTGCTTATGGAAGATAGTGGGCACTGGCAGGTTACAACTCGGTTATTCCGGCGTGATGATCCGGCCTACGATTTTAGTGATCCGCGGTTAATCACCGACATTGCTGACCCATCGACGGTCTACCTGACCTCTCTTTCCCATCTGCGCGTAGCGAGAAGCCGTGACGGCGTTACTTTCATTGTTGACGATAAGCCCTTTATCTTCCCAGCGAATGGTTACGAAGCTTTTGGTTGTGAGGATGCCCGAATTACCCAAATTGACGACGCTTTTTATATTAACTATTCCGCTGTGTCTGCTAAGGGTATTTGCACCGCATTGGCGGTCACCCACGACTTTACTGAGGTAGTACGCCTGGGGCTGATTTTCTGTCCGGATAATCGTGATGCCTGTCTTTTCCCAGAAAAAATCAATGGCAAATACATGACATTACACCGTCCGGCTCCGAAACACTTCGGCAAACCTGAGATTTGGTTGGCCAGTTCTACGGATCTACTGCATTGGGGGGATCACCGACACTTATTGGGGACATCGCAAGATCCTTGGGATGCTTTAAAACTAGGCGGTGGAGCGCAAATGCTGAAAACCGAAAAGGGATGGCTGCAAATTTATCATGGAGTTGATATTAACCAACGTTATTCCCTTGGTGCGCTATTGCTTGACCTGGAACAACCTACCAAAATTCTCGCAAAGTCACCGGTACCTTTGCTTCAACCGCAGGCACCTTATGAGCTTCACGGCTTTTTTGGTAATGTCGTCTTTACCTGTGGTGCATTAATTGGAAACGATACTTTGCGGGTCTATTACGGTGCGGCGGACGAATGTATGTGTCTGGCTGAAATGCCTATGGCTCAATTATGGCAGCACCTGTCGGTGTAA
- the tdcC gene encoding threonine/serine transporter TdcC, with protein sequence MHIDNAITTTVETKTWRKSDTTWTLGLFGTAIGAGVLFFPIRAGFGGLIPILIMLVLAYPIAFLCHRALARLCLSGSNCSGNITETVEEHFGKTGGVVITFLYFFAICPLLWIYGVTITNTFMTFWENQLQLPPLNRGVVALALLLLMAVVIYFGKELMVNVMSFLVFPFIACLVLISLSLIPYWNASVIEQVDLSQISLLGHDGILVTVWLGISIMVFSFNFSPIVSSFVVSKREEYEPEFGREYTEKKCSQIISRASILMVAVVMFFAFSCLFTLSPQNMAEAKAQNIPVLSYLANHFSSMAGNRSTFSITLEYAASLIALVAIFKSFFGHYLGTLEGLNGLVIKFGYKGDKTKISTRKLNLISMFFIMGSTWLVAYINPNILDLIEAMGAPIIASLLCLLPMYAIHKLPSLARFRGRPENYFVTIVGLLTIFNIVYKLL encoded by the coding sequence ATGCATATCGATAATGCTATTACAACCACAGTAGAAACAAAAACGTGGCGCAAATCAGACACAACTTGGACTTTGGGATTATTTGGTACAGCTATAGGGGCCGGGGTTTTATTCTTTCCTATCCGCGCGGGTTTTGGCGGGTTAATTCCTATTTTAATTATGTTGGTGTTGGCATATCCCATCGCCTTCCTCTGCCACCGTGCACTTGCTCGCTTGTGTTTATCGGGTAGCAATTGTTCGGGCAATATCACTGAAACTGTCGAAGAACATTTTGGCAAAACCGGTGGTGTGGTCATTACCTTCTTGTATTTTTTTGCCATTTGTCCGCTGCTGTGGATTTATGGTGTGACTATCACTAATACCTTTATGACGTTCTGGGAAAACCAACTCCAATTACCACCGTTAAACCGGGGTGTGGTAGCACTAGCGCTGTTATTACTGATGGCCGTGGTGATTTACTTCGGTAAAGAACTGATGGTTAATGTAATGAGTTTCCTGGTATTCCCGTTTATTGCTTGCCTGGTACTCATCTCACTCTCATTAATTCCTTACTGGAATGCCTCGGTTATTGAGCAAGTGGATTTGAGCCAGATTTCGCTGTTAGGGCACGACGGTATATTGGTGACAGTATGGTTGGGGATTTCCATTATGGTGTTCTCATTCAACTTCTCTCCGATTGTTTCTTCTTTCGTGGTATCGAAACGTGAAGAATATGAACCGGAGTTTGGCCGTGAATATACTGAGAAGAAATGCTCTCAGATTATCAGTAGAGCCAGCATATTAATGGTAGCGGTGGTGATGTTCTTCGCCTTTAGCTGCCTATTTACTCTTTCACCACAAAATATGGCGGAAGCCAAGGCACAAAATATTCCAGTATTGTCTTATCTGGCTAACCATTTCTCTTCGATGGCTGGTAATCGGTCGACGTTTTCAATCACTCTGGAATATGCAGCTTCGCTAATAGCACTCGTTGCTATTTTTAAATCTTTCTTCGGACATTATCTCGGTACGTTGGAGGGTCTGAATGGCTTAGTGATTAAGTTCGGTTATAAGGGCGATAAAACAAAAATATCCACCAGGAAGCTTAATCTAATCAGTATGTTCTTTATTATGGGATCAACTTGGTTAGTGGCCTATATCAATCCGAATATACTTGATTTAATTGAAGCTATGGGGGCACCAATTATTGCTTCGCTACTGTGCCTATTGCCTATGTACGCTATTCATAAATTACCCTCTCTGGCCCGTTTCAGAGGCCGGCCAGAAAACTATTTTGTCACTATCGTCGGTCTGCTGACCATCTTCAACATCGTCTACAAATTATTATAA